From Deinococcus misasensis DSM 22328, one genomic window encodes:
- a CDS encoding PQQ-dependent sugar dehydrogenase encodes MRPFLKSLFPLITSLLTVSFAQQEPPKPRPIAPGEPPATVTATRNEPTPLEFTTDQLKRIQLPAGFQVKVMATGLGNARMMLVMPDGSIYLSRRSSNDVMLLKDQNGDGLIEASERRQVAQNLKLAHGLAEKDGKLYIFADTTIWVSRIQPDGSLSTPAVFADGFPSSGQHSARTIHWGPDGFLYAGVGSPNNDTPVPETEAATVIRIAPDGKSREVFSKGLRHTIGFKWHPTTGVLYGFDQGSDWHGDNIPPEELNALERNKNYGWPFCYGDKIPDPYVNVGNMPGKITKEEYCRMTEGSTLNYTAHAAAIEMVFYTGNQFPAAFKNDAFVTFRGSWNRSEPSGYELAHVEFDAQGKPVSITPFMTGFIFKDGEVWKQFARLAGLAQYTDGSLLVTDDQSGVIYQISHTGGAQ; translated from the coding sequence ATGCGTCCATTTTTGAAAAGTTTGTTTCCACTGATCACCAGCCTGTTGACGGTTTCATTCGCCCAGCAAGAACCCCCCAAGCCGCGTCCCATTGCCCCCGGAGAACCGCCCGCCACCGTCACGGCCACCCGCAACGAACCCACCCCTCTGGAGTTCACCACCGACCAGTTGAAGCGCATTCAGCTTCCCGCAGGTTTTCAGGTGAAAGTGATGGCCACCGGACTTGGCAATGCCCGCATGATGCTGGTGATGCCCGACGGCAGCATCTACCTCAGCCGGAGATCCTCCAACGATGTGATGCTGCTCAAAGACCAGAACGGGGACGGCCTGATTGAAGCTTCAGAGCGCAGACAGGTGGCCCAGAACCTGAAACTTGCCCACGGTCTTGCTGAAAAAGACGGCAAACTCTACATCTTTGCCGACACCACCATCTGGGTGTCCCGCATCCAGCCTGACGGATCGCTCAGCACACCAGCGGTGTTTGCAGACGGGTTCCCGAGCTCTGGACAGCACTCTGCCCGCACCATCCACTGGGGACCGGACGGTTTCCTGTACGCCGGAGTGGGCAGCCCCAACAACGACACCCCTGTTCCAGAGACCGAAGCCGCCACGGTGATTCGCATTGCACCAGATGGCAAATCCAGAGAGGTCTTCTCCAAAGGGTTGCGCCACACCATCGGCTTCAAATGGCATCCCACCACGGGCGTGCTGTACGGCTTCGATCAGGGGTCTGACTGGCACGGTGACAACATCCCCCCGGAAGAACTGAACGCTCTGGAGCGCAACAAGAATTACGGCTGGCCCTTCTGTTACGGTGACAAAATCCCCGATCCTTACGTGAATGTCGGCAACATGCCCGGCAAAATCACCAAAGAGGAATACTGCCGCATGACCGAAGGCAGCACCCTGAATTACACCGCCCACGCTGCGGCCATTGAAATGGTCTTTTACACCGGAAACCAGTTTCCAGCAGCTTTCAAAAACGATGCTTTTGTGACCTTCCGTGGCTCATGGAACCGCAGCGAACCCAGCGGTTACGAACTGGCCCATGTGGAATTTGACGCACAGGGCAAACCCGTTTCCATCACCCCATTCATGACCGGATTCATTTTCAAAGATGGTGAGGTGTGGAAGCAATTTGCAAGGCTGGCCGGACTGGCCCAGTACACAGACGGTTCCCTGCTGGTCACCGATGACCAGAGCGGCGTGATTTACCAGATTTCACACACTGGAGGTGCCCAGTGA
- a CDS encoding fimbrial biogenesis chaperone, whose amino-acid sequence MPINRKFWMSCLTFLTCTLPPSAQAVNVTVTPLVMEINSAMRLGTETRMENLGTEASTFTVEVVKWTQVNGQDVYQPTRDVVVTPARFTVQGKQGQVIRFGLRKKPEGTEISYRVFITEIPEANAPTREIQKDGVTAQLTTALRMSLPLYFTDPAAKSDMNVQLLQDAEGLFVKVSNSGTRREVFRNPEVVYNNQKFKLETRTALAGSTLVYRLPNSLSWKGPVRVNFVQGSENRNVELVLP is encoded by the coding sequence ATGCCCATCAACCGTAAATTCTGGATGTCGTGCCTGACCTTTCTGACCTGCACACTGCCCCCATCTGCACAGGCCGTCAATGTGACCGTCACCCCTCTTGTGATGGAAATCAACTCTGCCATGCGTCTGGGCACCGAAACCCGCATGGAGAACCTCGGGACGGAGGCCTCTACGTTCACCGTGGAAGTGGTGAAGTGGACGCAAGTGAACGGTCAGGACGTGTACCAGCCCACCCGAGATGTGGTGGTCACCCCGGCCCGGTTCACCGTGCAGGGCAAACAGGGACAGGTGATCCGCTTCGGTCTGCGCAAGAAACCCGAGGGCACCGAAATCAGTTACCGGGTGTTCATCACTGAAATTCCAGAGGCCAATGCACCCACCCGGGAAATTCAGAAGGATGGGGTGACCGCCCAGCTCACCACCGCCCTCAGGATGTCCCTGCCCCTGTATTTCACGGACCCCGCAGCCAAAAGCGACATGAACGTGCAACTGCTGCAAGATGCAGAAGGCCTTTTTGTGAAGGTCAGCAACAGTGGAACCCGCCGTGAGGTGTTCAGGAACCCCGAGGTGGTGTACAACAACCAGAAGTTCAAACTGGAAACCCGCACCGCTCTGGCCGGGTCCACCCTTGTTTACCGTCTGCCCAATTCCCTGAGCTGGAAAGGTCCTGTGCGGGTGAATTTTGTGCAGGGAAGTGAAAACCGGAATGTGGAACTTGTCCTCCCGTAG
- a CDS encoding AfsR/SARP family transcriptional regulator, translating into MLRTLGPLQLDGHPLTRPKTLTFLAYLALAGPVSRRYAREIFWGVGSSTSALRVVLNQLRKENPELVIENQDLLSSPVDSDVKRFLLAVQRHHHEQALLLYRGHFLETVDFEMGEELEEWVQTTRESMLRHAIHAAFSLAEQHARLHDWPEVSRRVHQGLHYGSTLGFTFEEKHHARALLIAAGDPAARFFDACAIPEEAPEEVTAFQREKMMVLPEKSEPFLGRETCLQELLEQVKTQRLTTITGIGGSGKTTLASHLIHHPEVQKGFQDGVGWIDLQHQSASQWTDHVARMLQVPLSEHESWNRILQYLQPRHVLLVLNHFEHLHTEKSKLEQLLQHCPNVHVLVTSRARLGLSIEKARALSGLEHEQASIELMLQGIPAERIQMLKPTALQHLVRQVQNHPLSLQQLGHLLKFVSPTDLLKSLQHNPRETTGPGQGMMQVFESTCLLLPEAIQQKLFWLGVFEDGFDLQASIQVAGFGLAELQVLHDHNLIQLEASDRYTLHPLFLEHLRQSITPEQCQNMAERHHQHYVCERLHKLSEDSLTAEFSSEEVNLRKAIAHGVKQQLPDTEATLYVCLMHFERQGAYRAGLQFFQALCNLPGLHNAVQVILEAHTSWMAFRCGDYDTALTLAERALVLAPPGTSRTILMQLHNTLGTIHLQHDREAQAEGHFREALKMAMEINDPVRMLRYRCNLATCQMGQGKHEEAAREYQFLLGTPSLRNDVNLLAVVVLAWSHLQLFHVRGPHVAQVVMLLEEVLQRCQKAGLSTHLQDITVTLGHAYLQDRQYEKVLECVGSITREMQGSHHPVHEIDAVLLEARAYTLLRQLPTARNRLMLAIHLMRDQLAPSRVVDSLLYYADLVHLEGSGNIRELQELSSMRMSRWQKELLEEVLVRTSWSEHPMPLDLWLNFQWLRQHHLRVQQQV; encoded by the coding sequence ATGTTGCGCACTCTGGGCCCCCTGCAACTGGACGGCCACCCCCTGACCCGACCCAAAACCCTGACTTTTCTGGCCTATCTTGCTCTGGCTGGACCCGTGTCACGGCGGTATGCACGTGAAATTTTCTGGGGGGTGGGTTCCAGCACCTCTGCCCTGAGGGTGGTCCTCAACCAGTTGCGCAAAGAAAACCCCGAGTTGGTCATTGAGAATCAGGACCTGCTTTCCAGCCCTGTGGATTCGGACGTGAAACGCTTCTTGCTGGCCGTCCAGAGGCACCACCACGAACAGGCTTTGCTGCTGTACCGGGGTCACTTTCTGGAAACCGTGGATTTCGAAATGGGCGAGGAACTCGAAGAGTGGGTGCAAACAACAAGGGAATCCATGCTCAGGCACGCCATTCATGCAGCTTTTTCTCTGGCCGAGCAGCACGCCCGTTTGCACGATTGGCCAGAGGTCAGCCGCAGGGTGCATCAAGGGCTGCATTACGGGTCCACTCTGGGCTTCACCTTCGAAGAAAAACACCATGCGCGGGCGTTGCTGATTGCTGCTGGAGACCCTGCTGCCCGGTTCTTCGATGCCTGTGCCATCCCAGAGGAGGCACCAGAGGAGGTCACAGCTTTCCAGCGTGAAAAGATGATGGTGCTTCCTGAAAAATCCGAGCCCTTTTTGGGACGGGAAACCTGTCTGCAAGAACTGCTGGAGCAAGTCAAAACCCAGCGCCTGACCACCATCACCGGGATTGGTGGAAGTGGGAAAACCACCCTGGCCAGCCACCTCATTCACCATCCAGAAGTGCAAAAAGGGTTTCAAGATGGGGTTGGATGGATCGACTTGCAACACCAGAGTGCCTCCCAATGGACCGATCACGTGGCCAGAATGCTGCAGGTGCCCCTCTCAGAACATGAAAGCTGGAACCGCATTCTGCAGTATTTGCAGCCACGCCATGTGCTGCTGGTGCTCAACCACTTCGAACACCTGCACACCGAAAAAAGCAAACTGGAACAGCTCCTCCAGCACTGCCCCAATGTGCATGTGCTGGTCACCAGTCGCGCTCGACTCGGGTTGTCCATCGAAAAGGCCCGTGCCCTCTCAGGGCTGGAACACGAACAGGCTTCGATTGAACTGATGCTGCAAGGCATCCCAGCAGAACGCATCCAGATGCTGAAGCCCACGGCCCTGCAACATCTGGTCCGACAGGTGCAAAACCACCCTCTGTCTTTGCAGCAACTCGGGCACCTGCTGAAATTTGTCTCCCCCACAGACTTGCTGAAATCCTTGCAACACAATCCCAGAGAAACCACTGGACCCGGACAGGGCATGATGCAGGTGTTTGAATCCACCTGTTTGCTGCTTCCAGAGGCCATCCAGCAGAAACTTTTCTGGCTCGGGGTTTTTGAAGACGGCTTCGATTTGCAGGCCAGCATTCAGGTGGCAGGCTTTGGACTTGCTGAACTTCAGGTGCTGCATGACCACAACCTGATCCAACTGGAAGCTTCAGACCGATACACCTTGCATCCGCTGTTCCTGGAACACCTGCGCCAGAGCATCACCCCAGAGCAGTGTCAGAACATGGCCGAACGGCACCACCAGCATTACGTGTGTGAACGCCTGCACAAGTTGTCTGAAGACAGTCTGACTGCGGAATTTTCCTCAGAAGAGGTCAACCTCAGAAAGGCGATTGCGCATGGGGTGAAGCAGCAACTGCCTGACACCGAAGCCACGCTTTATGTGTGTCTGATGCACTTTGAGCGGCAAGGTGCGTACCGTGCAGGGTTGCAGTTTTTTCAGGCCCTGTGCAATCTGCCAGGGTTGCACAACGCTGTGCAGGTGATTCTGGAAGCCCACACCAGCTGGATGGCCTTCCGTTGCGGAGATTACGACACGGCACTCACCCTTGCAGAAAGGGCACTGGTGCTGGCCCCTCCCGGCACATCCAGAACCATCCTGATGCAACTGCACAACACCCTCGGGACCATCCACTTGCAGCACGACCGGGAAGCGCAGGCTGAAGGGCATTTCCGCGAAGCCCTGAAAATGGCCATGGAAATCAACGATCCAGTCAGGATGTTGCGGTACAGGTGCAACCTCGCCACCTGTCAGATGGGTCAAGGCAAGCATGAGGAGGCCGCCAGAGAATACCAGTTTTTGCTGGGCACCCCTTCCCTCAGAAACGATGTGAACCTGCTGGCCGTGGTGGTGCTGGCATGGAGCCACCTGCAACTCTTCCATGTGCGTGGCCCCCATGTGGCACAGGTGGTCATGCTGCTGGAAGAGGTCCTGCAACGTTGTCAGAAAGCAGGTCTCAGCACCCACCTGCAAGACATCACGGTCACCCTCGGGCATGCTTACCTGCAAGACCGCCAGTACGAAAAAGTGCTGGAATGTGTGGGCTCCATCACCAGAGAAATGCAGGGCAGCCACCACCCAGTGCATGAAATTGATGCGGTTTTGCTGGAAGCGAGGGCCTACACCCTCCTCAGACAACTGCCCACCGCCCGCAACCGCCTGATGCTCGCCATCCACCTGATGCGCGACCAGTTGGCCCCCTCGAGGGTGGTGGACAGTTTGCTGTATTATGCCGATCTGGTGCATCTGGAAGGCTCAGGGAACATCCGCGAATTGCAAGAATTGAGCAGCATGCGGATGTCCCGCTGGCAGAAAGAACTGCTGGAAGAAGTGCTGGTCCGCACTTCGTGGTCAGAGCACCCGATGCCTCTGGATTTGTGGCTGAATTTCCAGTGGCTCAGGCAGCACCACCTCAGGGTCCAGCAGCAGGTTTGA
- a CDS encoding mannosyltransferase family protein, giving the protein MTFPARLPVLPEWIKVPLSAFLLSRMVVLLAGYLGQVLIHAEPKAGQWHVAPGNLILDPLARFDSGFYLSIITQGYSLNPGEQSNVAFFPLYPLLVNLLQPLFGPGDFGALVAGTVVSHMCFLGALVFLYRLTLLEFGDNQTAARAVVYLCAFPTSFFFSMVYTESTFLLCATATMFYARQRQWGWATVFAFLTTSSRIVGILTYLMVMLEFFRGCPIQPRALWERIRQDILSAVLIHLAPLSLLFHMLFLSFSVSDPLAFWTVQSAWGRENLGPIGSFIKDWKPLVSQNWLTGLNYWNVVLDSIALLCTLGLSVVIWRKLGFSYALYVVLGVLIPASSGIMSMSRYVLILYPLFMLLAHWGKNERLDRTYLTLGYALLGILTVASANWVFVA; this is encoded by the coding sequence ATGACTTTTCCTGCGCGTTTGCCTGTTCTGCCAGAGTGGATCAAGGTTCCGCTTTCGGCCTTTTTGCTGTCCAGAATGGTGGTCTTGCTGGCCGGATACCTCGGGCAGGTGCTGATCCACGCAGAGCCCAAAGCTGGACAGTGGCATGTGGCTCCAGGCAACCTGATTCTGGACCCTCTGGCCCGCTTTGACAGCGGATTTTACCTCTCGATCATCACGCAGGGGTACAGCCTGAATCCGGGTGAGCAGAGCAACGTGGCGTTCTTTCCGCTTTATCCACTGCTGGTGAACCTGCTGCAACCCCTGTTTGGCCCCGGCGATTTTGGGGCTCTGGTGGCCGGAACGGTGGTTTCGCACATGTGCTTTCTGGGGGCTCTGGTGTTCTTGTATCGCCTGACCTTGCTGGAATTCGGGGACAACCAGACGGCAGCCAGAGCCGTTGTCTACCTGTGTGCCTTCCCAACCAGTTTCTTTTTCAGCATGGTTTATACCGAAAGCACATTTCTGCTGTGTGCCACGGCCACCATGTTTTATGCCCGCCAGAGGCAGTGGGGATGGGCCACGGTGTTTGCTTTCCTGACCACCTCGTCGCGCATTGTGGGCATCCTGACCTACCTGATGGTGATGCTGGAATTCTTCAGGGGATGTCCCATCCAGCCCAGAGCACTCTGGGAACGCATCCGTCAAGACATCCTCTCTGCGGTTTTGATCCATCTGGCCCCTTTGAGTTTACTGTTCCACATGCTGTTTCTGTCTTTCAGTGTTTCTGATCCGCTGGCTTTCTGGACGGTGCAGTCTGCTTGGGGCCGGGAAAACCTCGGGCCAATTGGAAGTTTCATCAAAGACTGGAAACCTCTGGTCAGCCAGAACTGGCTGACCGGCTTGAATTACTGGAATGTGGTGCTGGACAGCATTGCTTTGCTGTGCACTCTGGGCCTCAGTGTGGTCATCTGGCGCAAACTGGGGTTCAGTTACGCGCTTTATGTGGTGCTCGGGGTGCTGATTCCTGCTTCGAGTGGCATCATGTCCATGAGCCGTTACGTGTTGATTCTGTACCCGCTGTTCATGCTGCTGGCCCATTGGGGAAAAAACGAAAGGCTGGACCGCACCTATCTGACCCTCGGGTATGCCCTGCTGGGCATCCTGACGGTGGCGAGTGCCAATTGGGTGTTTGTGGCCTGA
- a CDS encoding LruC domain-containing protein, which translates to MNNKTVLLSLITAALIAGCSSPRSVTPPPPPAETMTDLVVPPSFDYATLQTLQVEVNATDQGSPLENIGVSVFTRDPQIPDEAGFPLEPLAKGILVGGKFSTPVTIPKDVKSVFVRVDYIFANQSSVREATIQQGRATFDFSSLPLQNLSIGKQAVYSIGATVGRYTVLGGWANNGVPSYLTTPETITSAFLNQVNSSLPEGRKISYPTDTSNFRADHPYIASSTQSNVILKEDAELWVSFVHEGAGYKNMLGYFIYDPLNPPTSPSDPKLKYYLAFPNLSYSPDGGMTSGMKVQLKYFDETGKASNRFPAGKAVGWFIVANGWNGSPTNGLNTYFSLDQLNPENPNSITNSLSKTNIKRHAILLKDDTAQHLMLGFEDLLRTTSGCDQDFNDAVFKVSATPYTAIDTSQIPNVRNPGEPDPSTLDTDKDGVADIIDQFPSDSTLAFKTDFPAQFTEGTVNYATLAFEDKWPMSGDYDFNDMVMNYKYTLLMNASNQVVRVKADFVLRAAGALYHNGFGFQLNVPQSAVKSVTRNGYTLPQNSYIKTRANGTEEGQTKGVVIVMDDVHQVLKSKGQYIAYQKYMNTQSDKPFITHIPMSLTVEFNTPQSQTALGTAPFNPFLISDGTGQIDPARNRGHEVHLPGQMPTDLADPSLFKTMTDNTSVKDGRTYVTRNTLPWVLNIPGNWDYPEEVSDLVPTYLNFSNWAQSGGLQKTNWYQPLAENRNEARLYKRPLQQSVKQFFSAW; encoded by the coding sequence ATGAACAACAAAACAGTGCTCCTTTCCCTGATCACGGCAGCATTGATCGCAGGTTGCAGCTCTCCCCGCAGCGTGACCCCTCCTCCCCCTCCAGCGGAAACCATGACCGATCTGGTGGTGCCTCCCTCTTTTGATTACGCCACATTGCAGACCTTGCAGGTGGAGGTGAATGCCACAGATCAGGGATCTCCCTTAGAGAACATCGGAGTGAGTGTTTTCACCCGAGATCCCCAGATTCCAGATGAAGCAGGGTTCCCTCTGGAACCTCTGGCCAAAGGGATCCTGGTGGGAGGCAAGTTCAGCACCCCCGTGACCATTCCCAAAGATGTGAAGAGCGTTTTTGTGCGGGTGGACTACATTTTTGCCAACCAGAGCAGTGTGCGTGAAGCCACCATCCAACAGGGGCGTGCAACATTCGATTTCAGCAGCCTGCCCTTGCAAAACCTCAGCATTGGCAAACAGGCGGTTTATTCCATTGGCGCGACAGTGGGTCGCTACACTGTGCTGGGCGGATGGGCCAACAATGGGGTTCCCTCCTACCTGACCACCCCTGAAACCATCACCTCCGCTTTCTTGAATCAGGTCAACAGCTCTCTGCCTGAAGGCCGCAAGATCAGTTACCCCACCGACACCAGCAATTTCAGGGCTGACCATCCTTACATTGCCAGCAGCACCCAGAGCAACGTGATCCTCAAAGAAGACGCTGAACTGTGGGTGTCCTTCGTGCACGAAGGGGCCGGATACAAAAACATGCTGGGGTACTTCATTTACGATCCCCTCAACCCTCCCACCTCTCCCAGCGACCCCAAACTGAAGTATTACCTTGCTTTCCCCAACCTGTCTTACAGCCCGGATGGAGGCATGACCTCTGGGATGAAAGTGCAACTGAAGTACTTCGATGAAACCGGCAAAGCCAGCAACCGCTTCCCAGCAGGCAAAGCCGTGGGTTGGTTCATTGTGGCCAACGGTTGGAACGGCAGTCCCACCAACGGCCTGAACACCTACTTCTCTCTGGACCAACTGAACCCCGAGAACCCCAACAGCATCACCAACTCCCTCAGCAAAACCAACATCAAGCGTCACGCGATTTTGCTCAAAGACGATACCGCCCAGCACCTGATGCTCGGGTTTGAAGACCTCCTGCGCACCACCTCTGGATGCGATCAGGACTTCAACGATGCGGTTTTCAAAGTGTCTGCCACCCCTTATACCGCCATTGACACCAGCCAGATTCCCAATGTGCGCAACCCCGGAGAACCCGATCCTTCCACGCTCGACACAGACAAAGATGGTGTGGCAGACATCATCGACCAGTTCCCGAGCGATTCCACTCTGGCCTTCAAGACCGATTTCCCAGCCCAGTTCACCGAGGGCACCGTCAATTACGCCACCCTCGCCTTCGAGGACAAGTGGCCGATGAGTGGCGATTACGACTTCAACGACATGGTGATGAACTACAAATACACCCTCCTGATGAATGCCAGCAATCAGGTGGTGCGGGTCAAAGCAGATTTTGTGCTCCGTGCTGCTGGAGCCCTGTATCACAACGGTTTCGGGTTCCAATTGAATGTGCCCCAGAGCGCTGTGAAATCCGTGACCCGCAACGGGTACACTTTGCCTCAAAATTCATACATCAAAACCCGGGCCAATGGCACCGAAGAGGGACAAACCAAAGGCGTGGTCATTGTGATGGACGATGTGCATCAGGTGCTCAAGTCCAAAGGCCAGTACATCGCCTACCAGAAGTACATGAACACCCAGAGCGACAAGCCGTTCATCACCCACATTCCCATGAGCTTGACTGTGGAATTCAACACCCCACAAAGCCAGACGGCGCTCGGAACGGCTCCCTTCAATCCCTTCCTGATCAGCGATGGCACCGGTCAGATTGACCCTGCACGCAACCGGGGCCATGAGGTGCACCTGCCCGGACAGATGCCCACCGACCTTGCCGATCCCAGCCTGTTCAAAACCATGACCGACAACACCAGCGTGAAAGACGGTCGCACTTACGTGACACGCAACACCCTGCCGTGGGTTTTGAACATCCCCGGCAACTGGGATTACCCCGAGGAAGTCAGCGATCTGGTTCCCACCTACCTGAACTTCTCGAACTGGGCACAGAGCGGTGGTTTGCAGAAAACCAACTGGTACCAACCTCTGGCTGAAAACCGCAACGAAGCCCGCCTGTACAAGCGTCCTCTCCAGCAATCCGTGAAGCAGTTCTTCAGCGCGTGGTAA
- a CDS encoding dolichyl-phosphate beta-glucosyltransferase has product MSYSDFQTWKETEHSHFDLSIVIPAYNEAERILPTLGAMAVNVSGMGLKWELILSDDGSKDQTADLVEGLGWKNLRVLRHPNTGKGGAVSRGVKAARGDMVLFADADNSTPIEELPRLIQKIKDGYDVAIGSRAADGAQVENKSALRSMVSSGLRMLVGALSGVRFKDTQCGFKLFSKKSAQVLFGEQKMQGFSFDLEILYLAVKYHFKVAEVPVQWFDAPGSKVDPLKDSIKFMKDILTIRKLDQQGQYKKEI; this is encoded by the coding sequence ATGTCGTACTCTGACTTTCAAACCTGGAAAGAAACCGAACACAGCCACTTTGACCTCAGCATCGTGATCCCGGCCTACAACGAAGCCGAACGCATCCTGCCCACCCTCGGGGCGATGGCCGTGAATGTCTCTGGAATGGGCCTGAAGTGGGAACTGATCCTTTCGGATGACGGCTCAAAAGACCAGACCGCTGATCTTGTGGAAGGTCTGGGCTGGAAAAACCTGCGGGTCTTGCGGCACCCCAACACCGGAAAAGGCGGAGCCGTGTCCAGAGGGGTCAAGGCCGCCAGAGGGGACATGGTGCTGTTTGCCGATGCCGACAACTCCACCCCCATTGAGGAATTGCCCCGATTGATTCAGAAAATCAAAGACGGTTACGATGTGGCCATCGGTTCCAGAGCAGCAGACGGGGCGCAGGTGGAGAACAAAAGCGCCCTGCGTTCAATGGTTTCCTCGGGGCTTCGCATGCTGGTGGGGGCATTGAGTGGGGTGCGGTTCAAGGACACCCAGTGCGGGTTCAAACTGTTCAGCAAAAAAAGTGCACAGGTGCTGTTTGGAGAGCAAAAAATGCAGGGTTTCTCTTTTGATCTGGAAATCCTGTATCTGGCCGTCAAATACCACTTCAAAGTCGCAGAAGTGCCAGTTCAGTGGTTTGATGCGCCGGGCAGCAAAGTGGACCCCCTGAAAGACAGCATCAAGTTCATGAAAGACATCCTGACCATCCGCAAACTCGACCAGCAAGGTCAATACAAAAAGGAGATTTGA
- a CDS encoding glycosyltransferase, with protein sequence MHIAVITAYPPSRGTLNEYGYHLVEAFRQNSAVSRVSVIADRVPEAPRHKHVYRVWDFNDPKNSQSILRIVRALKPDVVLFNLQFATFGDKRVPAALGLMAPMLCRRAGFPTITLMHNLFETIDLHKAGFKLSRVQEFITRTAGRMFTRILLQSSLVATTMPRYVEILRGSYGAENVFLAPHGTFTQPPEPAPLPETPTIMTFGKFGTYKTVDHLIEAHQQLLTKNPDIQLVIAGSDSPNAKGYLQSMRDKYQGARNIHYTGYVAEEGVPKVFQGSTVVAFPYNSTTGSSGVLHQAGEFARGAVMPKIGDLKDLIEEEGYQAVYFEPENTESLRDALWEVLSDLEKARSLGLNNFRVASGLLLSDVAEWYILHFENLLRRSHGHS encoded by the coding sequence ATGCACATTGCCGTGATCACCGCTTATCCTCCGTCCAGAGGGACCCTGAATGAATACGGGTACCATCTGGTGGAGGCTTTCCGTCAAAACAGTGCGGTTTCCAGGGTGAGTGTGATTGCAGACCGTGTCCCAGAGGCCCCCAGACACAAGCACGTTTACCGGGTGTGGGATTTCAACGACCCCAAAAACAGCCAGAGCATCTTGCGCATTGTGCGTGCCCTGAAGCCCGATGTGGTGCTGTTCAACCTGCAATTTGCCACCTTTGGAGACAAACGGGTGCCTGCCGCTCTGGGTTTGATGGCCCCAATGCTGTGCAGGCGGGCCGGATTCCCGACCATCACCCTGATGCACAACCTCTTCGAGACCATCGATTTGCACAAGGCTGGCTTCAAACTTTCCAGAGTGCAGGAATTCATCACCCGCACGGCAGGAAGGATGTTCACCCGGATTTTGCTGCAAAGCAGTCTGGTCGCCACCACCATGCCCCGCTATGTGGAGATTTTGCGCGGCAGTTATGGGGCAGAAAATGTGTTTCTGGCCCCCCACGGCACTTTCACCCAGCCTCCAGAGCCTGCCCCCTTGCCTGAAACCCCCACCATCATGACGTTCGGGAAGTTCGGGACCTACAAGACCGTGGACCACCTGATCGAGGCCCACCAGCAGTTGCTGACCAAAAACCCCGACATTCAACTGGTGATTGCTGGAAGCGATTCTCCAAATGCCAAAGGCTACCTGCAAAGCATGCGGGACAAGTACCAAGGTGCGCGCAACATCCATTACACCGGTTACGTCGCAGAAGAAGGCGTGCCCAAAGTGTTTCAGGGCAGCACGGTGGTGGCTTTTCCTTACAACAGCACCACCGGATCCTCAGGGGTGCTCCATCAAGCCGGAGAATTTGCCAGAGGGGCCGTGATGCCCAAAATCGGAGACCTGAAAGACCTGATCGAAGAAGAAGGTTACCAGGCCGTGTACTTCGAACCCGAGAACACCGAAAGCCTGCGCGATGCCCTCTGGGAGGTGCTCTCTGACCTCGAGAAAGCCCGGTCATTGGGCCTGAACAATTTCCGGGTAGCCTCTGGATTGTTGCTCTCCGATGTTGCGGAATGGTACATCCTGCACTTCGAGAACCTGCTCAGGAGGTCACATGGACATTCTTAA
- a CDS encoding STAS domain-containing protein encodes MDILKHTGNPVRLELRGRLDAHEVPQLKSTLQDIKNDFVLDFGGVNFIDSSGLSWLVSSFKLARERGLQMQILNVQDAVQVILEITGLHLVLPIERIHGQP; translated from the coding sequence ATGGACATTCTTAAACACACTGGCAATCCTGTCCGTCTGGAACTGCGGGGCCGTCTGGATGCCCACGAGGTTCCCCAGCTGAAAAGCACCTTGCAAGACATCAAAAATGACTTTGTGCTGGATTTTGGAGGGGTCAATTTCATCGACTCCTCGGGTCTCAGCTGGCTGGTGAGCAGTTTCAAACTGGCCCGGGAGCGGGGCCTGCAAATGCAGATCCTGAATGTGCAGGATGCCGTGCAGGTGATTCTGGAAATCACCGGACTGCATCTGGTGCTGCCCATCGAAAGGATCCATGGACAGCCCTGA